A single window of Methylomarinum sp. Ch1-1 DNA harbors:
- the tatB gene encoding Sec-independent protein translocase protein TatB: MFDIGFWELCLVGLISLLVIGPERLPKAARIAGFWVGKTRNMVASVKAEIKEELQAEEMRQMLRQHNPMDEVHEVLEDGKDALKEVDSAVNSVVEADKKDKPND, encoded by the coding sequence ATGTTTGATATCGGGTTTTGGGAGTTGTGCCTGGTCGGGCTGATCAGCTTACTGGTCATCGGGCCGGAAAGGTTGCCAAAGGCGGCGCGTATCGCCGGTTTCTGGGTAGGCAAGACCCGTAACATGGTGGCTTCGGTGAAGGCCGAAATCAAGGAGGAACTACAGGCCGAGGAAATGCGCCAGATGTTGCGGCAGCACAATCCTATGGACGAGGTTCATGAGGTGCTGGAGGATGGTAAAGACGCGCTGAAGGAGGTCGATTCCGCCGTCAATTCGGTGGTCGAAGCGGATAAAAAAGATAAACCAAATGATTGA
- the tatC gene encoding twin-arginine translocase subunit TatC, which produces MNQLESEPGEEQPFISHLVELRNRLLRVVLFVLVVFLGAAPFANEIYAYLSGPLLIHLPENSSMIAIDVASPFFTPFKLALVASVFASMPVILYQLWAFVAPGLYRHEKRLILPLLIASTVLFYLGIAFAYFVVFPLVFGFLTAAAPAGVAVMTDIAKYLDFVLTLFFAFGLAFEVPIFTILLVWSGLTSPASLAEKRPYVIVGAFIVGMLLTPPDAISQTLLALPIWLLFEVGLLFSRFFVRQVDHDEVED; this is translated from the coding sequence ATGAATCAGCTTGAATCCGAACCGGGCGAGGAACAGCCTTTCATCAGCCATTTAGTCGAGTTGCGTAACCGCTTGTTGCGCGTCGTCTTGTTCGTGTTGGTGGTGTTCTTGGGGGCGGCGCCGTTCGCCAATGAAATCTACGCTTATTTGTCCGGCCCTTTGTTGATACATTTGCCGGAAAACAGCAGCATGATCGCCATCGATGTGGCGTCGCCATTTTTTACCCCGTTCAAGTTGGCCCTGGTGGCTTCGGTGTTTGCATCGATGCCGGTGATTCTCTATCAACTTTGGGCATTTGTCGCGCCCGGCCTATATCGGCATGAGAAGCGCCTGATCTTGCCGCTGTTGATTGCCAGCACCGTGCTTTTCTATTTGGGCATTGCTTTTGCCTATTTTGTCGTATTTCCGCTGGTGTTTGGCTTTTTGACCGCGGCGGCGCCGGCGGGGGTCGCGGTGATGACCGATATCGCCAAGTATCTCGATTTCGTATTGACCCTGTTCTTCGCCTTCGGCTTGGCCTTTGAAGTGCCAATTTTCACCATTCTGCTGGTTTGGTCCGGGTTGACATCGCCGGCCAGTCTGGCCGAAAAACGGCCTTATGTGATCGTCGGCGCCTTTATTGTCGGTATGTTGCTGACGCCGCCGGATGCGATTTCGCAGACGCTGCTGGCCTTGCCAATCTGGCTGCTGTTTGAGGTCGGACTGTTGTTCTCGCGTTTTTTCGTCAGACAGGTGGATCACGACGAGGTCGAAGATTAA
- a CDS encoding arylesterase has translation MKPILFACFLMLLFGCEQPPQLNKLPTEAVILAFGDSLTYGTGASPQRNYPSVLSQLTGLQVINAGIPGEISRNGRKRLPDILDKQQPDLLILIHGGNDILRKIPPQQTQENIRQMIEEANRRNIDVVLFGVPRPGLIMMSSAALYQQIAENQAVVHDLNTLPEILGDPALKSDMIHPNDRGYRIIAENVYRLLQQQGAL, from the coding sequence ATGAAACCCATTTTATTCGCCTGCTTTTTGATGCTGCTGTTCGGCTGCGAACAACCACCGCAACTGAATAAATTGCCGACGGAAGCCGTCATCTTAGCCTTTGGCGACAGCCTGACTTACGGCACCGGCGCATCCCCGCAACGCAATTATCCCAGCGTCCTCAGCCAGCTGACCGGGCTGCAGGTGATTAACGCCGGCATCCCCGGCGAAATCAGCCGCAACGGCCGCAAACGCCTGCCCGACATACTGGACAAACAGCAGCCGGATTTGTTGATTTTGATTCATGGCGGCAACGACATACTCAGAAAAATCCCCCCTCAACAAACCCAGGAAAATATTCGCCAAATGATCGAGGAAGCCAACCGCAGAAATATCGATGTCGTGCTCTTCGGCGTGCCAAGACCGGGTTTAATCATGATGAGCAGCGCGGCGCTATATCAGCAGATTGCCGAAAATCAGGCCGTCGTCCATGACCTGAACACACTGCCGGAGATCCTCGGAGACCCTGCGCTGAAATCGGACATGATTCATCCCAACGACCGGGGCTATCGTATTATCGCGGAAAACGTGTATCGTTTATTGCAGCAACAAGGCGCTCTGTAA
- a CDS encoding pteridine reductase: protein MVKNVLITGAARRIGATCARLLHAEGYNICLHYRSSERQAEFLCGELNRQRAGSAITIQADLLEMQEVKRLAETAEQAWQGIDVLVNNASSFYSGAVDEATEQDWEVLLGSNLKAPFFLAQALLPSLRAKRGCIVNIIDIHAERGLKSYPLYSISKGGLATLTRSLAKELGPDVRVNGVAPGAILWPEHEITEQTKADILQRVALQRCGDPLDIARAVRFLIDEADYITGQIIAVDGGRTLFC from the coding sequence ATGGTTAAAAATGTTTTAATTACCGGCGCGGCCAGGCGCATAGGTGCGACCTGTGCGCGCCTGCTGCATGCCGAGGGTTATAATATTTGTTTACATTATAGATCTTCCGAGCGTCAAGCGGAGTTCCTATGTGGCGAATTGAATCGGCAAAGAGCCGGGTCGGCGATCACGATCCAAGCCGATCTGTTGGAGATGCAGGAGGTTAAGAGGCTGGCGGAAACGGCGGAACAGGCTTGGCAAGGCATCGATGTGTTGGTCAATAATGCCTCGTCATTTTATTCGGGGGCGGTGGATGAGGCGACGGAGCAGGACTGGGAAGTGCTGCTGGGCAGCAATCTGAAGGCGCCTTTTTTTCTGGCGCAGGCCTTGTTGCCGTCTTTGCGAGCGAAGCGCGGCTGCATCGTCAACATTATCGATATACACGCCGAAAGGGGCTTGAAAAGTTATCCGCTATACAGCATCTCCAAAGGTGGTCTGGCGACGCTGACGCGCTCCTTGGCTAAGGAGTTGGGTCCGGATGTCCGGGTCAACGGCGTCGCCCCGGGCGCGATATTATGGCCGGAGCACGAGATCACCGAGCAAACCAAGGCCGACATCCTGCAAAGAGTGGCGCTGCAGCGTTGCGGCGACCCGTTGGACATCGCCCGGGCGGTGCGTTTCTTGATTGATGAGGCGGATTATATCACCGGCCAGATTATTGCTGTTGACGGCGGCAGAACGCTATTCTGTTGA
- the folK gene encoding 2-amino-4-hydroxy-6-hydroxymethyldihydropteridine diphosphokinase, with amino-acid sequence MTIGYISIGSNIDKEKNIPSSLVALKKQFGDIIVSSLYETAPVGFSGDNFYNLIVRFESKLEAKQVAKILHQIELDHGRSRDSQKFSARTLDLDLILYGDQVINDGRLRVPRDEIERYAFVLEPLAEIAGEERHPVSGKSYRQLWEEFDKSSLKQQRITPSTE; translated from the coding sequence ATGACCATCGGCTATATCAGCATCGGTAGCAATATTGATAAGGAAAAAAACATTCCTTCGAGCCTCGTTGCGTTAAAAAAACAATTCGGCGACATCATCGTTTCAAGCCTCTACGAAACGGCTCCGGTCGGTTTCAGCGGCGACAACTTCTACAACCTGATCGTCCGCTTCGAGTCTAAGCTGGAAGCCAAACAGGTCGCCAAGATTCTGCATCAGATTGAGCTGGATCATGGCCGTAGCCGCGATAGCCAAAAATTCTCCGCCCGCACCTTGGATCTCGATCTGATCCTTTATGGCGACCAGGTTATCAACGACGGACGCCTGCGCGTACCCCGCGACGAGATCGAACGCTATGCTTTCGTGCTGGAGCCCCTGGCCGAGATCGCCGGCGAGGAACGCCACCCCGTCAGCGGAAAAAGCTACCGCCAATTATGGGAAGAGTTTGACAAGAGCAGCCTGAAACAGCAAAGAATCACGCCTTCAACAGAATAG
- the folB gene encoding dihydroneopterin aldolase: MDIIFLGGLEIDTVIGIYDWERRVKQTIVLDIEMAFDISKAAETDDIAHTLDYKAVSDRVVEFVEQSEFFLVETLIERVATILRQEFDIPWLRIVLNKRGAISRAKDVGIIIERGEK; encoded by the coding sequence ATGGACATCATCTTTTTAGGCGGCCTGGAAATTGACACGGTCATAGGCATCTATGATTGGGAAAGAAGAGTCAAACAAACTATCGTACTGGATATCGAAATGGCATTCGACATAAGCAAGGCCGCCGAAACCGATGACATCGCTCACACCCTCGATTATAAGGCTGTTTCCGACCGGGTCGTCGAGTTTGTCGAACAAAGCGAGTTTTTTCTGGTCGAAACTTTAATTGAACGAGTCGCCACTATTTTGCGACAGGAATTCGACATTCCATGGCTAAGAATCGTGCTGAATAAAAGAGGAGCGATCAGCCGCGCCAAAGATGTCGGCATTATCATCGAACGAGGCGAAAAGTAG
- the plsY gene encoding glycerol-3-phosphate 1-O-acyltransferase PlsY translates to MIQWLLVPGAYLFGSVSSAIIVCRLMGLEDPREQGSGNPGATNVMRIGGKKAAAITLLGDALKGLVPVLVAKAMNVDSLLLSCVVFAAFLGHLYPLFFGFKGGKGVATSFGVTLGVTWLLGIVVSATWFIVYKVGGISSLAALVAATLTPLYVFLIVGDVNLVVTFVLISIILLWRHKSNIQRLLVGEER, encoded by the coding sequence ATGATTCAGTGGTTGCTTGTGCCGGGCGCATATTTGTTTGGGTCGGTATCCAGCGCGATTATCGTGTGTCGATTGATGGGGTTAGAGGATCCGCGAGAGCAAGGCTCGGGCAACCCCGGCGCCACCAATGTCATGCGTATCGGCGGCAAGAAGGCGGCCGCGATTACCTTGCTAGGCGATGCCTTAAAAGGGCTGGTTCCGGTATTGGTCGCCAAGGCGATGAACGTGGATAGCTTGCTGTTATCTTGTGTCGTGTTTGCGGCTTTTCTCGGTCATTTATACCCGCTGTTTTTCGGTTTTAAAGGGGGGAAGGGTGTTGCGACGTCCTTTGGCGTAACATTGGGGGTCACTTGGCTTCTGGGGATTGTGGTGTCGGCCACCTGGTTTATCGTCTATAAGGTAGGCGGAATTTCTTCGTTGGCGGCATTGGTCGCCGCCACGCTGACGCCGCTTTATGTCTTTTTGATTGTCGGCGATGTGAATTTGGTGGTGACCTTTGTGCTCATTTCCATCATTCTGTTGTGGCGACATAAAAGCAATATTCAGCGGCTGTTGGTCGGGGAGGAACGCTAA
- the tsaD gene encoding tRNA (adenosine(37)-N6)-threonylcarbamoyltransferase complex transferase subunit TsaD yields the protein MYILGIETSCDETGVAIYHSKLGLIADVLYSQVSMHSDYGGVVPELASRDHIRKLSPLIKQCLHDSQLTSANIDGIAYTAGPGLMGALLVGATTARSLAWTWRVPAVAVHHMEGHLLAPMLENNPPQFPFVALLISGGHTMLVKVDAIGRYTLLGESLDDAAGEAFDKTAKMLELGYPGGPKLAKLAEQGQERFHFPRPMTDRPGLDFSFSGLKTFTMNTLRGTEQTLQDKADIAYAFQKATAETLTIKCKRALRQTGLKSLVVAGGVSANKAIRAHLQEMTAQEGAQLHFPRLEFCTDNGAMIAYAGCQRLLAGQHEDLQIFARPRWPIDELLTVA from the coding sequence ATGTATATATTAGGCATCGAAACTTCCTGCGACGAAACCGGCGTCGCCATCTACCACTCCAAACTCGGATTAATCGCCGATGTTTTATACAGCCAGGTTTCGATGCATAGCGACTATGGCGGCGTGGTGCCGGAGCTGGCCTCCCGCGACCATATACGCAAGCTTTCGCCGCTGATCAAACAATGCCTGCACGATAGCCAATTAACATCCGCCAACATAGACGGCATCGCTTACACCGCCGGCCCGGGACTGATGGGCGCCTTGTTGGTTGGCGCCACCACCGCCCGCAGCCTGGCCTGGACCTGGCGAGTACCCGCCGTCGCCGTCCATCACATGGAGGGCCACCTGTTGGCGCCGATGCTGGAAAATAACCCGCCGCAGTTTCCTTTTGTCGCGCTATTGATTTCCGGCGGCCATACAATGTTGGTCAAAGTCGACGCCATAGGCCGCTATACGCTGCTCGGAGAATCTCTGGACGATGCGGCTGGCGAAGCCTTCGATAAGACCGCCAAGATGCTGGAGCTCGGTTACCCGGGCGGACCGAAACTAGCGAAGCTAGCCGAACAAGGCCAGGAGCGCTTCCATTTCCCCCGTCCGATGACCGACCGCCCCGGCCTAGATTTCAGCTTTAGCGGCTTAAAAACATTCACGATGAACACCCTGCGCGGCACCGAACAAACCCTCCAGGACAAGGCCGATATCGCCTATGCCTTTCAGAAAGCGACCGCCGAAACGCTGACCATCAAATGCAAACGCGCCTTGCGCCAAACCGGCCTGAAAAGCTTGGTCGTGGCCGGCGGCGTCAGCGCCAACAAAGCGATCCGCGCCCATCTCCAGGAAATGACGGCTCAAGAAGGCGCACAACTACACTTCCCCAGGCTGGAATTTTGCACCGACAACGGCGCAATGATCGCCTACGCCGGCTGCCAGCGCCTGCTGGCAGGACAACATGAAGACCTGCAGATTTTCGCCCGACCGCGCTGGCCTATAGACGAACTGTTAACCGTCGCTTAA
- the rpsU gene encoding 30S ribosomal protein S21, with translation MPAVKVKENEPFDIAIRRFKRACEKAGVLSEVRRREFYEKPTAERKRKGAAAVKRHLKKLARERYALKNLRRGRPQF, from the coding sequence ATGCCAGCAGTAAAAGTTAAAGAAAACGAACCTTTTGATATCGCGATTCGTCGCTTCAAACGTGCTTGCGAAAAGGCAGGTGTGCTGTCGGAAGTCAGACGTCGTGAGTTCTATGAAAAACCAACGGCAGAGCGTAAGCGCAAGGGCGCCGCGGCCGTTAAGCGTCATCTGAAAAAACTGGCGCGCGAGCGTTATGCATTGAAAAATCTGCGTCGTGGTCGTCCACAATTCTAA
- a CDS encoding GatB/YqeY domain-containing protein, which produces MELLKDRIKDDMKTAMKAGNKSRLGVIRMILAAIKQIEVDERVELDNDRVIAVLDKMLKQRRESIRQYRDAGRDDLAEQEESEILVIQDFLPQALSDEEIEALVAQAVADAGAESIKDMGKVMGLLKPQMQGRADMSVVSAKIKAVLTA; this is translated from the coding sequence ATGGAATTGTTGAAAGATCGTATCAAGGACGATATGAAGACCGCGATGAAGGCCGGAAATAAGAGCAGGTTGGGCGTGATTCGCATGATCCTGGCGGCAATTAAACAAATCGAGGTCGACGAGCGGGTCGAGCTGGATAATGATCGCGTGATCGCTGTTTTGGATAAGATGCTGAAGCAGCGCCGCGAATCGATCAGGCAGTACCGCGATGCGGGTCGGGACGATCTTGCCGAACAGGAGGAATCGGAGATCCTGGTAATTCAGGACTTCCTGCCGCAAGCGCTGAGCGATGAAGAAATTGAGGCATTAGTTGCGCAAGCCGTGGCCGATGCCGGCGCCGAATCGATCAAGGATATGGGCAAGGTGATGGGCTTGTTGAAGCCGCAAATGCAAGGGCGTGCAGATATGTCGGTGGTGAGCGCCAAAATCAAGGCTGTGCTCACTGCATAG
- the dnaG gene encoding DNA primase, protein MSGSIPREFINDLLVRVDIVDLIDSHVPLKKSGSNFVARCPFHNEKTPSFSVSRKKQLYHCFGCGVGGDAISFLMDYNHLDFVEAVEDLASFVGVEVPREAISHKGGSDKQELSDVYHLLEQVAAFYREQLRATSEGREAVNYLKGRGVSGELARDFALGYAPKRWDALLSRFDRKQLMAAGLLASNDAGKVYDRFRGRLMFPIRDRRQRIIGFGGRVMDDSVPKYLNSPETAVFSKGREVYGLAELLAKDSKPSRILVVEGYMDVIALAQFGIGYAVAALGTATSQAHMDLLFRFSSELVFCFDGDNAGRQAAWRAVESAFPCLRDGRQVRIMLLPQGHDPDTLVRAEGVDGFVARVDGAQALSDYFFDHLSQSVDLGAMEGRAQLLTAAKPYLEKLPTGFFKEMMFARLRELSGSPGLDVSSNLATLNGNAGSGKRREGLRLSPLRVLIALLVQNPDLVEILEERNLDWDMLSFPGIDFLRDIFQIITVKRPENAAILLELYRGTAQEKTVRALANLELSIPDEEAEFKGALERLVVQARESGLEQLLAKERREGLTTQEKEVLRKLLSNKL, encoded by the coding sequence ATGTCCGGAAGCATTCCTCGTGAATTCATAAATGATCTCCTGGTGCGGGTCGATATAGTTGATCTGATCGATTCGCATGTCCCCCTGAAAAAGTCCGGCAGCAATTTCGTTGCCCGCTGTCCCTTTCACAACGAAAAAACGCCTAGTTTCTCCGTCAGTCGTAAAAAACAGCTTTATCATTGCTTTGGCTGCGGCGTCGGCGGTGACGCCATTAGTTTTCTGATGGACTACAATCATCTTGATTTCGTCGAAGCGGTCGAGGATCTGGCCTCCTTTGTCGGTGTCGAGGTGCCGCGCGAGGCGATCTCGCATAAGGGCGGCTCTGATAAGCAGGAATTGTCCGACGTATATCATTTATTGGAACAAGTTGCGGCTTTTTATCGTGAACAACTGCGCGCGACTAGCGAAGGTCGGGAGGCTGTGAATTATCTGAAGGGGCGTGGGGTTAGCGGCGAGCTGGCCAGGGATTTTGCGCTGGGTTATGCGCCAAAACGTTGGGATGCGCTGTTGTCGCGCTTTGATCGCAAGCAATTGATGGCGGCCGGTTTGTTGGCCAGCAATGACGCTGGAAAAGTTTATGATCGCTTTCGTGGGCGCTTGATGTTCCCGATTCGGGACAGGCGTCAGCGCATCATCGGCTTCGGCGGCAGGGTGATGGATGATTCTGTGCCGAAATATCTCAATTCGCCGGAAACCGCGGTGTTTTCAAAAGGCCGCGAGGTATACGGGCTCGCCGAATTGCTGGCGAAAGACAGCAAGCCGTCGCGCATTTTGGTCGTCGAGGGTTATATGGATGTCATTGCGTTGGCGCAGTTTGGCATCGGCTATGCAGTGGCGGCGCTGGGGACCGCGACTTCACAGGCGCACATGGACTTGCTGTTTCGCTTCAGCTCCGAATTGGTGTTCTGTTTCGACGGCGATAACGCAGGCCGGCAGGCGGCCTGGCGAGCCGTGGAGTCGGCGTTTCCTTGTTTGCGCGATGGGCGACAGGTCAGGATTATGTTGTTGCCCCAGGGGCATGATCCGGATACGCTGGTCAGGGCGGAAGGTGTGGATGGCTTTGTGGCGCGTGTCGATGGGGCTCAGGCTTTATCGGATTATTTTTTCGATCATCTGAGTCAATCTGTGGATCTGGGTGCGATGGAGGGGCGTGCGCAGCTGCTGACCGCGGCCAAGCCTTATCTGGAAAAATTGCCGACCGGTTTTTTTAAGGAAATGATGTTTGCCCGGCTGCGGGAATTAAGCGGTTCGCCCGGGCTGGACGTTTCGTCAAATCTGGCTACACTTAATGGTAATGCCGGTAGCGGTAAGCGGCGAGAGGGGTTAAGGCTTTCGCCGCTGCGCGTGCTGATTGCTCTGCTGGTGCAAAATCCTGATCTGGTCGAGATCTTGGAGGAGCGAAATCTCGACTGGGATATGCTTAGTTTTCCGGGGATTGATTTCTTGAGGGATATTTTTCAGATTATTACGGTCAAACGGCCTGAAAATGCGGCGATATTGCTAGAGCTTTATCGAGGAACGGCGCAGGAAAAAACCGTGCGAGCCTTGGCAAATCTGGAGTTATCGATTCCTGATGAAGAGGCGGAATTTAAAGGCGCCCTTGAACGATTGGTGGTGCAGGCTCGTGAGAGTGGTTTGGAACAACTGTTAGCGAAAGAAAGGCGGGAAGGATTGACGACGCAAGAAAAAGAGGTGTTGCGAAAATTATTGAGCAATAAACTGTAA
- the rpoD gene encoding RNA polymerase sigma factor RpoD has protein sequence MNQEQQQSQLKQLIAKGKQQGYLTYAEVNDHLPSDIVDPDQIEDIIGMINDMGIQVHEVAPDDDDSLIGADAAVSTDDDDEDVEEVAALASVDSEFGRTTDPVRMYMREMGSVELLTREEELKIAKRIEYGQQQIIEGLSRSGFIVDSFLQSFDAVLEEDSGVRLTDMMSGFADLSEPEELDASADEAEESDNNKALDYDEVKEKVDVLRSVQQKILESIRKNGYEHDKTEQLFTEMAQCFAEFKWTPQYLKKMANAASHVTAQIREKEKTILNICVKKARMPKKDFIHSFTKNEASSAWLDRYLDDGQRYAGVLREHEDEIRAAQSELAEIEKSHGMSIAAIKDINRRISIGEAKARRAKKEMIEANLRLVISIAKKYTNRGLQFLDLIQEGNIGLMKAVDKFEYRRGYKFSTYATWWIRQAITRSIADQARTIRIPVHMIETINKLNRVSRQILQELGREATPEELAERMEMPEDKVRKVLKIAKEPISMETPIGDDEDSHLGDFIEDAKVLSPVESATISGLRESTQNVLAGLTAREAKVLRMRFGINMNTDHTLEEVGKQFDVTRERIRQIEAKALRKLRHPSRSEQLRCFLDGD, from the coding sequence ATGAATCAAGAACAACAGCAATCCCAACTTAAACAACTGATCGCGAAAGGTAAGCAACAAGGTTACCTGACTTATGCAGAAGTGAACGATCATTTGCCTAGTGATATTGTCGATCCCGATCAGATCGAAGATATCATCGGCATGATTAATGATATGGGAATTCAGGTCCATGAAGTGGCGCCTGATGATGACGATTCTTTGATCGGCGCGGATGCCGCGGTCAGTACCGATGATGACGATGAGGATGTCGAAGAAGTCGCCGCATTGGCGTCGGTCGACAGCGAGTTTGGCCGCACCACAGATCCCGTGCGCATGTACATGCGGGAAATGGGGTCGGTGGAGTTGTTGACTCGGGAAGAAGAGCTGAAAATTGCCAAACGCATTGAATACGGTCAACAGCAGATCATCGAAGGATTGTCCCGTTCCGGCTTTATCGTCGACTCGTTTTTACAGTCATTCGACGCGGTCCTGGAGGAAGATTCCGGCGTTCGCCTGACGGATATGATGTCCGGGTTTGCCGATTTGAGCGAGCCGGAAGAGTTGGATGCATCGGCGGATGAGGCGGAAGAGAGCGACAATAATAAGGCTCTCGATTACGACGAAGTTAAAGAGAAGGTCGATGTCCTGAGGTCCGTTCAACAGAAAATTCTAGAATCCATCCGTAAAAATGGCTATGAGCATGATAAAACCGAGCAATTATTCACCGAGATGGCTCAGTGTTTTGCCGAGTTTAAGTGGACGCCACAATACCTGAAGAAAATGGCTAATGCCGCTTCCCATGTGACTGCCCAGATTCGGGAAAAAGAAAAGACTATTCTGAACATTTGCGTCAAAAAGGCGAGAATGCCGAAAAAAGACTTCATCCATTCGTTTACTAAAAACGAAGCGAGTTCGGCATGGTTAGACCGGTATCTGGATGATGGGCAACGTTATGCCGGCGTATTGCGCGAACATGAGGATGAAATCAGAGCGGCGCAAAGCGAACTGGCTGAAATCGAGAAAAGTCATGGTATGAGTATCGCCGCCATCAAGGATATCAATCGCCGTATTTCGATCGGCGAGGCAAAGGCCCGACGCGCTAAGAAGGAAATGATCGAAGCCAACCTAAGGCTGGTGATTTCGATTGCAAAAAAATATACCAACCGCGGCCTGCAGTTTCTAGATTTGATTCAGGAAGGCAATATCGGCTTGATGAAGGCCGTGGATAAGTTTGAATATCGGCGGGGTTATAAATTTTCCACCTACGCCACTTGGTGGATTAGGCAGGCGATTACCCGCTCGATAGCGGATCAGGCAAGAACGATTCGTATTCCGGTGCATATGATTGAGACTATCAACAAGCTGAACCGGGTTTCGCGGCAAATTCTGCAGGAGCTGGGCAGGGAGGCGACGCCGGAGGAATTGGCCGAGCGTATGGAGATGCCGGAAGACAAGGTGCGCAAGGTACTGAAAATCGCCAAAGAGCCGATTTCGATGGAAACGCCGATCGGTGACGATGAAGATTCGCATTTAGGCGATTTTATTGAAGACGCCAAGGTGTTATCTCCGGTAGAATCTGCTACAATTTCCGGTCTGCGTGAATCGACCCAGAATGTACTGGCCGGTTTAACGGCGCGGGAAGCCAAGGTGTTGCGTATGCGTTTCGGTATCAATATGAATACCGACCACACTTTGGAAGAAGTGGGTAAGCAGTTTGATGTCACCCGGGAAAGGATACGTCAGATTGAAGCCAAAGCGTTAAGAAAACTGAGACATCCTTCTCGTTCAGAGCAATTGAGATGTTTTTTGGATGGAGATTGA
- the metK gene encoding methionine adenosyltransferase, with product MSNNFIFTSESVSEGHPDKVADQISDAIVDALLAQDPKSRVACETMVKTGMVILAGEITTEAWVDTEELVRNVVCEIGYDHGDIGFDGKTCAVLNAIGKQSPDIAMGVDDKEDHEQGAGDQGLMFGYATNETDVFMPAPITYSHRLVERQAQIRKNGTLPWLRPDAKSQITFRYEDNKPVAIDAVVLSTQHSPEIGGKLLEEAIMDEIILPTLPKEWLHADTKYFINPTGQFIIGGPVGDCGLTGRKIIVDTYGGMARHGGGAFSGKDPSKVDRSAAYMARYVAKNIVAAGLAERCEIQVSYAIGVAEPTSISVETFGTGKIDEDKLVEIIREHFDLRPKGLIAQLGLLKPIYRPTAAYGHFGRTEASFSWEKTDKVEAIKDWAGL from the coding sequence GTGAGTAATAATTTCATTTTTACGTCGGAGTCGGTATCTGAAGGGCATCCCGACAAGGTTGCCGATCAAATTTCTGATGCGATAGTGGATGCTTTGTTAGCGCAAGATCCTAAGTCCAGGGTTGCCTGTGAGACGATGGTCAAGACGGGAATGGTCATCCTAGCGGGTGAAATCACCACCGAAGCCTGGGTCGATACCGAAGAATTGGTCCGTAATGTGGTTTGCGAAATTGGTTATGATCATGGCGACATCGGCTTTGACGGTAAGACTTGCGCGGTGTTGAATGCGATAGGCAAACAGTCCCCCGATATCGCGATGGGGGTCGACGATAAGGAAGATCACGAACAAGGCGCCGGCGACCAGGGTTTGATGTTCGGTTATGCCACCAATGAGACCGATGTTTTCATGCCGGCGCCGATTACTTATTCGCACAGACTGGTCGAGCGTCAAGCGCAAATTCGTAAAAATGGCACCCTGCCTTGGCTGCGTCCCGACGCCAAGAGTCAGATTACCTTCCGTTACGAAGATAACAAACCGGTCGCTATCGATGCGGTCGTCTTGTCGACTCAACATTCCCCGGAGATCGGCGGTAAGTTATTGGAAGAGGCGATCATGGACGAAATCATCTTGCCGACACTGCCTAAAGAATGGTTGCATGCCGATACCAAATATTTCATCAACCCGACTGGCCAGTTCATCATCGGCGGCCCTGTCGGCGACTGCGGCTTGACCGGGCGTAAAATCATCGTCGACACCTATGGCGGCATGGCCAGACACGGCGGCGGTGCATTTTCCGGTAAAGATCCTTCCAAGGTCGATCGCTCCGCCGCTTATATGGCCAGATATGTGGCGAAAAACATCGTTGCGGCCGGCTTGGCGGAGCGTTGCGAAATCCAAGTCTCCTATGCAATCGGCGTGGCCGAACCGACGTCGATCAGCGTCGAGACCTTCGGCACCGGCAAGATCGATGAAGATAAGCTGGTGGAGATCATCAGAGAACATTTTGATCTGAGACCGAAAGGATTGATTGCACAGCTCGGTTTGTTGAAACCGATTTACCGTCCCACGGCGGCATACGGCCATTTCGGCCGCACCGAGGCGTCATTCAGCTGGGAAAAAACCGATAAAGTCGAGGCCATCAAAGATTGGGCCGGTCTTTAA